The Streptomyces sp. NBC_01255 genome window below encodes:
- a CDS encoding SgcJ/EcaC family oxidoreductase, giving the protein MTPTSRIRAALAASLAVATLGTFAAGVGVAGEKDGRQHGRAGEREIAALFDQWNAALLTGDPKEVTARYAEDAVLLPTASPRIRTDHAEIADYFAHFLQKKPRGEKLRSVIHVLDRNSALDAGLYRFHLTDPKTGVTKAVDARYTYQYEKRDGRWLIVNHHSSVLPAEG; this is encoded by the coding sequence ATGACGCCCACGTCCCGTATCCGCGCCGCCCTTGCCGCCTCGCTCGCCGTGGCGACGCTCGGCACCTTCGCCGCCGGGGTCGGGGTGGCAGGGGAGAAGGACGGCCGGCAGCACGGCCGAGCCGGCGAACGGGAGATCGCCGCGCTCTTCGACCAGTGGAACGCGGCGCTGCTGACCGGCGACCCGAAGGAGGTCACCGCCCGGTACGCCGAGGACGCCGTGCTGCTGCCGACCGCCTCTCCCCGGATCCGTACCGACCACGCGGAGATAGCCGACTACTTCGCGCACTTCCTCCAGAAGAAGCCGCGCGGCGAGAAGCTCCGCTCCGTGATACACGTCCTGGACCGGAACTCGGCGCTCGACGCCGGTCTCTACCGCTTCCACCTCACCGACCCGAAGACCGGCGTCACCAAGGCCGTCGACGCCCGCTACACGTACCAGTACGAGAAGCGCGACGGCCGGTGGCTGATCGTCAACCACCACTCCTCGGTGCTCCCGGCCGAGGGCTGA
- a CDS encoding TetR/AcrR family transcriptional regulator: protein MTSAREAEEGLVLPGARSGREPGRSLRPGPRRLSPEQVASRQRERLLDGVARTVAENGYAGARISDICREAGVTRPVFYELFSGKEDAVIAAYRGGTQQVVRAMQRAYDEAGGAADWPASVRAGLRVLLTLLTQTPAFATMVVEIESVGPAGRRARAELLASFRRFFADAPAGPPWVARGELVDIVVGAVHAAVHRAVDEGRFTDLPLLLDTLVHVVVAPFTPE, encoded by the coding sequence ATGACGAGTGCCCGCGAGGCCGAGGAGGGGCTCGTCCTGCCGGGGGCCCGCTCGGGCCGTGAACCGGGGCGCTCCCTGCGCCCCGGACCTCGCCGGCTGAGCCCCGAGCAGGTGGCCTCCCGACAGCGCGAGCGGCTGCTCGACGGAGTCGCCCGTACGGTCGCGGAGAACGGCTACGCCGGGGCGCGCATCAGCGACATCTGCCGGGAGGCCGGGGTGACCCGACCGGTCTTCTACGAGCTGTTCTCCGGCAAGGAGGACGCCGTCATCGCCGCCTACCGGGGCGGTACGCAGCAGGTGGTGCGCGCCATGCAGCGGGCGTACGACGAGGCGGGGGGCGCGGCGGACTGGCCGGCCTCCGTGCGGGCCGGGCTGCGGGTGCTCCTGACCCTGCTCACGCAGACGCCCGCCTTCGCCACGATGGTGGTCGAGATCGAGTCGGTGGGGCCCGCGGGGCGCAGGGCCCGCGCGGAACTTCTGGCCAGTTTTCGACGGTTCTTCGCGGACGCGCCGGCGGGGCCGCCGTGGGTGGCGCGGGGCGAGCTGGTGGACATCGTGGTGGGTGCCGTACACGCGGCGGTCCACCGTGCGGTCGACGAGGGCCGGTTCACCGATCTCCCCCTTCTCCTCGACACCCTCGTACACGTCGTGGTGGCCCCCTTCACCCCCGAATGA
- a CDS encoding SAM-dependent methyltransferase: MAQEQSAAGTVVSCPVGRVVGGRDQVRDDEWGDVESVIRLDAEAFGPEALAGLDAFSHLEVVYHFDRVKPDAVETGARHPRGNTEWPLVGIFAQRGKNRPNRLGVSRCRLIRTDGLDLHVRGLDAVDGTPVLDIKPYMAEFGPQGPTTQPAWADEIMRRYW, translated from the coding sequence ATGGCACAGGAGCAGAGCGCCGCGGGGACGGTCGTCTCGTGCCCGGTGGGGCGCGTCGTCGGCGGGCGGGACCAGGTGCGCGACGACGAGTGGGGCGACGTCGAGTCGGTGATCCGGCTGGACGCGGAGGCCTTCGGCCCCGAGGCGCTGGCCGGTCTCGACGCCTTCTCGCACCTGGAGGTCGTCTACCACTTCGACCGCGTGAAGCCGGACGCGGTCGAGACCGGGGCCCGTCACCCGCGCGGCAACACGGAGTGGCCGCTCGTCGGGATCTTCGCCCAGCGCGGCAAGAACCGCCCCAACCGCCTCGGCGTCTCGCGCTGCCGGCTGATCCGTACCGACGGCCTGGACCTCCATGTGCGGGGCCTGGACGCCGTCGACGGCACGCCGGTACTCGACATCAAGCCGTACATGGCCGAGTTCGGCCCCCAGGGGCCGACCACCCAGCCCGCGTGGGCCGACGAGATCATGCGCCGCTACTGGTGA
- a CDS encoding response regulator transcription factor, with protein MRVLLVEDDEPIAESLRRGLLRYGFEVEWVTTGAAGLAVTTPYDLVLLDLGLPDTDGLDVCRALRLRGDVPIIVISARSDETDRVVGLEIGADDYVSKPFGVREVIARIRAVLRRARPENRPSGPQSYGTRLSVDRKSGRVRLDGAEVALTPKEYDLLAFLTEEPGALMSREQIMEAVWDANWFGPTKTLDVHVAALRRKLAGAVAIEAVRGVGFRLIVAPDLTHDGPASPAGHT; from the coding sequence GTGCGTGTACTGCTGGTGGAAGACGACGAGCCGATCGCGGAGTCCCTGCGGCGCGGGCTGCTGCGCTACGGGTTCGAGGTGGAGTGGGTGACCACCGGAGCCGCGGGGCTCGCCGTCACCACCCCGTACGACCTCGTCCTCCTCGATCTCGGCCTGCCCGACACCGACGGTCTGGACGTCTGCCGGGCGCTGCGGCTCCGGGGGGACGTGCCGATCATCGTGATCAGCGCGCGCAGCGACGAGACGGACCGGGTGGTCGGCCTGGAGATCGGGGCCGACGACTACGTGTCCAAGCCCTTCGGGGTGCGCGAGGTGATCGCCCGGATCCGGGCCGTGCTCCGGCGGGCACGCCCCGAGAACCGGCCCTCGGGGCCGCAGAGTTACGGCACGCGGCTGAGTGTCGACCGCAAGTCCGGGCGGGTGCGGCTGGACGGAGCGGAGGTCGCGCTGACGCCGAAGGAGTACGACCTCCTCGCCTTCCTCACGGAGGAGCCGGGCGCGCTGATGTCCCGCGAACAGATCATGGAAGCCGTCTGGGACGCCAACTGGTTCGGCCCGACCAAGACGCTGGACGTCCATGTGGCGGCGCTGCGGCGGAAGTTGGCCGGAGCGGTGGCCATCGAGGCGGTGCGCGGGGTGGGGTTCCGGCTGATCGTCGCGCCGGACCTGACACATGACGGGCCCGCGAGCCCGGCGGGGCACACGTGA
- a CDS encoding carboxyl transferase domain-containing protein, whose amino-acid sequence MTDPMTAREALALVTDDFTELPFSEGPMDGDGPIGWPGYSAAHGRAAARSGETESVICGTGTIGGVHVVLLSFEFRFLGGSIGERTGARASAAHRLARARRLPVVVLPATGGSRMHEGMRALLQLQVMARESALTRAAGLAQIAVLRDPTTGGGWATLGAGSDVVLALPGAQVGFAGSRVRPQDADPGAYTAEAQLAHGHIDAVVPPGELRAALGRWLTLLTHPAEGPVAPPHALGTGAVSPAETGHEAVARARHPDRPRAPAYLDAHFTRRAEISGDRCGGTDPGMLCGFGQLPDGRTVAYAAQCGTATRPAGFRTATRLVHLADRLGIPVLTLVDTPGAANDPEAERDGAGPAIAALFEAVATARVPLTSLLVGEGGSGGALALAAPDHTWATPDSYFSVIAPELAAAILKRTPEEAATTADRLRLRPQDLLALGVIRGIVDGTAHG is encoded by the coding sequence ATGACCGACCCGATGACGGCACGCGAGGCGCTCGCGCTCGTCACCGACGACTTCACCGAACTCCCCTTCTCCGAGGGACCCATGGACGGGGACGGGCCGATCGGCTGGCCCGGCTACTCCGCCGCGCACGGCCGCGCCGCGGCCCGTTCCGGCGAGACCGAGTCGGTGATCTGCGGTACGGGCACGATCGGCGGCGTGCACGTGGTGCTGCTCTCCTTCGAGTTCCGCTTCCTCGGCGGTTCCATCGGCGAGCGGACCGGCGCCCGCGCCTCCGCCGCGCACCGGCTCGCCCGCGCCCGGCGGCTGCCCGTGGTCGTCCTTCCGGCCACCGGCGGGAGCCGGATGCACGAGGGCATGCGCGCTCTCCTCCAACTCCAGGTGATGGCCCGCGAGTCGGCGCTCACCCGGGCCGCCGGGCTGGCGCAGATCGCGGTCCTGCGGGACCCGACGACCGGAGGCGGCTGGGCCACCCTCGGAGCCGGCTCCGATGTCGTCCTCGCCCTGCCGGGCGCCCAGGTCGGCTTCGCGGGCTCGCGCGTACGCCCGCAGGACGCCGACCCCGGCGCCTACACGGCGGAGGCCCAGCTCGCCCACGGCCACATCGACGCCGTCGTACCGCCCGGGGAGCTGCGCGCCGCGCTCGGCCGCTGGCTCACCCTCCTCACGCACCCCGCCGAGGGCCCGGTCGCTCCCCCGCACGCCCTGGGCACCGGCGCCGTGTCACCCGCCGAGACGGGCCACGAGGCCGTGGCCCGCGCCCGGCACCCCGACAGGCCCCGGGCGCCCGCCTACCTCGACGCCCACTTCACGCGGCGCGCCGAGATCTCCGGCGACCGCTGCGGAGGCACCGACCCCGGCATGCTCTGCGGCTTCGGGCAGCTGCCGGACGGCCGCACCGTCGCCTACGCCGCCCAGTGCGGCACCGCCACCCGGCCCGCCGGTTTCCGTACCGCGACCCGGCTCGTCCACCTCGCCGACCGCCTCGGGATCCCGGTCCTCACCCTCGTCGACACCCCCGGCGCCGCCAACGACCCCGAGGCCGAACGGGACGGCGCGGGCCCGGCCATCGCCGCCCTCTTCGAAGCCGTCGCCACCGCCCGGGTCCCGCTCACCTCGCTCCTCGTCGGGGAAGGCGGCTCGGGCGGCGCGCTCGCCCTCGCCGCCCCCGACCACACCTGGGCCACCCCGGACAGCTACTTCTCCGTCATCGCCCCGGAGCTCGCCGCGGCCATCCTCAAGCGGACACCCGAGGAAGCGGCGACCACCGCCGACCGGCTCCGTCTGCGCCCGCAGGACCTCCTCGCCCTCGGCGTCATCCGAGGCATCGTCGACGGCACCGCTCACGGCTGA
- a CDS encoding Tat pathway signal sequence domain protein — MRKHALLAAVGLAVSATLAATTQAGAVGSAAGNVLTTGSATGPAVAVGDVLSASLPTGTKARIATTQGGSTGITCSTSAFTATVTGNPAAPGTATETATAHTLSSCTTNIVGATGVQSITVNNLPFATAVVSGGALTVTAGAAGPIQTTLKINSILGLMTCVYRAAGLTATPSNTDNSLTFTDQLFTKASGPGTCPANGYFSAKYGPVLDTSQAGSPAVFVN, encoded by the coding sequence ATGCGCAAGCACGCTCTCCTCGCCGCCGTCGGCCTCGCCGTCTCCGCCACGCTCGCCGCGACCACCCAGGCCGGCGCCGTCGGCTCCGCCGCCGGCAACGTCCTCACCACCGGTTCCGCCACCGGCCCCGCCGTCGCGGTCGGCGACGTCCTCTCCGCCTCGCTCCCCACCGGCACCAAGGCCCGGATCGCCACCACGCAGGGCGGCAGCACGGGCATCACCTGCAGCACCTCCGCGTTCACCGCCACCGTCACCGGCAACCCCGCCGCGCCCGGCACCGCCACCGAGACCGCGACAGCCCACACGCTCAGCAGCTGCACCACCAACATCGTCGGCGCGACGGGCGTCCAGAGCATCACCGTCAACAACCTGCCGTTCGCCACGGCCGTCGTCTCCGGCGGGGCACTCACCGTCACGGCGGGCGCCGCGGGCCCGATCCAGACCACCCTGAAGATCAACAGCATCCTCGGCCTGATGACCTGCGTCTACCGGGCTGCCGGCCTCACCGCCACGCCCTCCAACACCGACAACTCGCTCACCTTCACCGACCAGCTGTTCACCAAGGCCAGCGGCCCCGGAACCTGTCCGGCCAACGGCTACTTCTCGGCGAAGTACGGCCCCGTCCTGGACACCAGCCAGGCCGGCAGCCCCGCCGTCTTCGTGAACTAG
- a CDS encoding DUF6230 family protein, producing MSENNREIAHTPLPDDGSGRRGRVRFRRAALMGGPALAAAAALVVLTAQGALAAQFAISGMPFTVTADNLEGRGFGQFGGLDNMPEGSPNAGDTGGQILVIVTAIREAELTNLCQSVELGGTYLHITAGAKGTPVKASGLTTDSTEISGKVADFDNIEIGGDASTFDKPPVKGPLGVFGQQADTVRIKDLRQTNYATTAVRFTLPDLHMRFSSKGC from the coding sequence ATGTCCGAAAACAACCGGGAGATCGCGCACACCCCGTTACCCGACGACGGATCCGGCAGACGCGGCCGGGTCCGGTTCCGCCGCGCGGCCCTGATGGGCGGGCCCGCCCTGGCCGCCGCGGCCGCCCTCGTGGTGCTGACCGCGCAGGGAGCACTCGCCGCCCAGTTCGCCATCTCCGGCATGCCGTTCACGGTGACCGCCGACAACCTGGAGGGCCGGGGCTTCGGCCAGTTCGGCGGGCTGGACAACATGCCCGAGGGCAGCCCGAACGCCGGCGACACCGGGGGCCAGATCCTGGTCATCGTCACCGCGATCCGTGAGGCCGAACTCACCAACCTCTGCCAGAGCGTGGAGCTCGGCGGCACCTACCTGCACATCACGGCGGGCGCCAAGGGCACCCCGGTCAAGGCCTCGGGGCTCACCACCGACTCCACGGAGATCTCCGGCAAGGTCGCCGACTTCGACAACATCGAGATCGGCGGCGACGCGAGCACCTTCGACAAGCCCCCGGTCAAGGGGCCGCTGGGCGTGTTCGGCCAGCAGGCCGACACCGTCCGCATCAAGGACCTGCGGCAGACCAACTACGCCACGACCGCCGTCCGGTTCACCCTGCCCGACCTGCACATGCGCTTCAGCTCGAAGGGCTGCTGA
- a CDS encoding DUF7937 domain-containing protein: MSGGDRAQSPESDEADETDERDERVLNSLGCLLALAGVLVAAAYAVPRAEYSYDGGFEGQDTDWSTVLVELPLILLAGFAVPPLTWAAATRRLRPWAAALVCLAVAALGLWGLDTVWHPQQGPDPGYGPGI; the protein is encoded by the coding sequence ATGAGCGGTGGGGACCGGGCGCAGAGCCCCGAGAGCGATGAGGCCGACGAAACGGACGAGCGCGACGAGCGGGTGCTGAACAGCCTCGGTTGTCTCCTCGCCCTCGCCGGCGTCCTGGTCGCGGCGGCCTACGCGGTGCCCCGGGCCGAGTACAGCTACGACGGCGGCTTCGAGGGCCAGGACACCGACTGGAGCACGGTCCTCGTCGAACTGCCGCTGATCCTCCTCGCCGGTTTCGCCGTCCCGCCCCTGACCTGGGCGGCGGCCACCCGGCGCCTGCGGCCGTGGGCGGCGGCGCTCGTCTGCCTCGCCGTCGCCGCGCTCGGGCTCTGGGGCCTCGACACGGTCTGGCATCCGCAGCAGGGCCCCGATCCGGGGTACGGGCCGGGGATCTGA
- a CDS encoding isochorismatase family protein, which translates to MRRALIVVDVQKDFCEGGNVPVKGGANRAVAIAELIRGADGRYAHVVATRDHHVDPGGHFSDEPDFENSFPVHCVVGTEGGEFHPDFEPVVTSGAVDEVFFKGAHSASKSGFEGATESGTPLGEWLRAREVGGVDVVGIATDHCVKATALDGVRAGFDVHVLLDYTAGVASDTTGAALDELRAAGVGLSGEPVVLA; encoded by the coding sequence GTGCGCCGTGCCCTGATCGTCGTCGATGTACAGAAGGACTTCTGCGAGGGCGGCAACGTCCCCGTGAAGGGCGGGGCCAACCGGGCCGTCGCCATCGCCGAGCTGATCCGGGGCGCCGACGGCCGGTACGCGCACGTCGTCGCGACCCGGGACCACCACGTCGACCCCGGCGGCCACTTCTCGGACGAGCCGGACTTCGAGAACTCGTTCCCGGTGCACTGCGTCGTCGGCACCGAAGGGGGCGAGTTCCACCCGGACTTCGAGCCGGTCGTGACCTCCGGGGCCGTGGACGAGGTCTTCTTCAAGGGCGCCCACTCCGCCTCGAAGAGCGGTTTCGAGGGCGCGACCGAGAGCGGCACGCCCCTCGGGGAGTGGCTGCGCGCCCGTGAGGTCGGCGGCGTCGACGTCGTCGGGATCGCCACGGACCACTGTGTGAAGGCCACCGCGCTGGACGGCGTCCGGGCCGGCTTCGACGTGCACGTCCTGCTCGACTACACGGCCGGCGTCGCCTCCGACACCACCGGCGCAGCCCTCGACGAACTGCGCGCGGCGGGCGTCGGACTCAGCGGCGAGCCGGTGGTCCTCGCCTGA
- a CDS encoding Crp/Fnr family transcriptional regulator, translating into MTRSAPKVSTLPPEHRERLMAFAEDVYFDSGHRLFEEQQHCDRFWIVKTGAVTLDAKVPGRGSPVIETLRHGELVGLSWMFPPYLCQSGAEAMTPVRAYEFDATAVRSMCRSDTEFGASVMFWVGAILAHRLNVTRVRLLDLYAPHGSGIFA; encoded by the coding sequence ATGACCAGATCCGCGCCCAAGGTCAGCACGTTGCCGCCGGAGCACCGGGAGCGGCTGATGGCCTTCGCCGAGGACGTGTACTTCGATTCCGGTCATCGGCTGTTCGAGGAGCAGCAGCACTGCGACCGGTTCTGGATCGTGAAGACGGGAGCGGTGACGCTCGACGCCAAGGTGCCGGGCCGCGGGTCGCCGGTGATCGAGACCCTGCGCCACGGCGAGCTCGTCGGCCTCTCCTGGATGTTCCCTCCGTACCTGTGCCAGTCGGGGGCCGAGGCGATGACGCCGGTGCGGGCGTACGAGTTCGACGCCACGGCCGTCCGGTCGATGTGCCGCTCGGACACGGAGTTCGGCGCCTCGGTCATGTTCTGGGTGGGGGCCATCCTGGCCCATCGCCTGAACGTGACCCGGGTCCGGCTCCTGGACCTGTACGCCCCGCACGGGAGCGGCATCTTCGCGTGA
- a CDS encoding nitroreductase/quinone reductase family protein, which translates to MPTSFNQSVIDEFRANSGTVGGYFEGSDLLLLTTTGAKSGTERTVPLGYVRHDDLLMIVGSNLGSERHPDWFHNLLAHPLVRVEVGAEEFEAIAVPAEGERRDRLFAHVVKAEPGYGEYQENTARVLPVVVLEPATTSEDEGPVEVTNLADKLMEVHVWLRGQLGRVRDEVDAHFAVRAAHRFPGEPPAPGLGLQIRQRCLAFCQSLEFHHVSEDAHLFPGLEAHHPHLGEVFERLRVEHRTVARLQRELSGHLADITGADPERFRAELERMSTELTAHLDYEEEALLPLLAEIPFPPVRPTP; encoded by the coding sequence ATGCCCACATCGTTCAACCAGTCCGTCATCGACGAGTTCCGCGCGAACAGCGGGACGGTCGGAGGCTACTTCGAGGGCAGCGACCTGCTGCTCCTGACCACCACCGGAGCGAAGTCCGGTACGGAGCGCACCGTGCCCCTCGGGTACGTGCGCCACGACGATCTCCTGATGATCGTCGGATCGAACCTCGGGTCCGAGCGGCACCCCGACTGGTTCCACAACCTGCTGGCCCACCCGCTCGTGCGGGTGGAGGTCGGCGCCGAGGAATTCGAGGCGATCGCCGTACCCGCCGAAGGCGAGCGCCGGGACCGGCTGTTCGCACACGTGGTGAAAGCGGAGCCCGGCTACGGCGAGTACCAGGAGAACACCGCGCGCGTCCTGCCGGTCGTGGTCCTGGAGCCCGCCACGACCTCGGAGGACGAGGGACCCGTCGAGGTCACGAACCTCGCCGACAAGCTCATGGAGGTCCACGTCTGGCTCCGCGGCCAGTTGGGACGCGTACGGGACGAGGTCGACGCGCACTTCGCCGTGCGCGCGGCGCACCGGTTCCCGGGCGAGCCGCCGGCGCCGGGTCTCGGGCTCCAGATCCGGCAGCGGTGTCTCGCGTTCTGCCAGTCGCTGGAGTTCCACCACGTGAGCGAGGACGCGCATCTGTTCCCCGGCCTTGAGGCCCATCACCCGCACCTCGGCGAGGTCTTCGAGCGCCTCCGCGTCGAACACCGCACGGTCGCCCGCCTCCAGCGGGAGCTGAGCGGACACCTCGCCGACATCACCGGCGCGGACCCCGAGCGGTTCCGTGCCGAACTGGAGCGGATGTCGACGGAGCTCACGGCGCACCTGGACTACGAGGAGGAAGCGCTGCTGCCGTTGCTCGCTGAGATCCCCTTCCCACCCGTCCGCCCCACTCCATGA
- a CDS encoding DUF6114 domain-containing protein, with product MASGRRPRHPWRAFRLWRYRRPFGAGLTLALGGAEILLTQRASITVILTAGADSLVGYVLPVLMVICGVLVVLNPRQRLFYSVVGVLASLGSWVTSNLGGFFLGMMLGLVGSSLAFGWLPDRPRRRSRRRGRRREQGTAGSGAAALTGAAASAAAGPAPEPRPGA from the coding sequence GTGGCGTCCGGCCGCCGCCCCCGCCATCCCTGGCGGGCCTTCCGGCTCTGGCGGTACCGCCGCCCGTTCGGCGCCGGTCTCACGCTCGCCCTGGGCGGCGCGGAGATCCTGCTGACCCAGCGGGCGAGCATCACCGTGATCCTCACGGCGGGGGCGGACAGCCTGGTGGGCTACGTCCTGCCCGTCCTCATGGTGATCTGCGGAGTGCTCGTCGTCCTCAACCCGCGCCAGCGGCTCTTCTACTCGGTCGTCGGCGTCCTGGCATCCCTGGGGAGCTGGGTGACCTCCAATCTGGGCGGGTTCTTCCTCGGCATGATGCTGGGGCTCGTCGGCAGCTCACTCGCCTTCGGCTGGCTGCCCGACCGGCCACGGCGCCGGTCCCGGCGTCGCGGGCGACGCCGGGAGCAGGGCACGGCCGGGAGCGGGGCGGCGGCGCTCACCGGAGCCGCGGCGAGTGCGGCGGCCGGACCCGCGCCGGAGCCACGGCCCGGCGCCTGA
- a CDS encoding alpha/beta hydrolase, translating into MADKPTIVLVHGFWGGAAHWANVIVELNKRGYDKIRAVENPLTSLADDAERTRKMIKQVDGPVVLVGHSYGGAVITEAGDLPNVKALVYIAAFAPDAGESPGQISQEHPPAAFENIAPDSDGYLWVKPDTFHESFAQDLAPDEALVMAVTQKAPLASTFGDNVTAPAWRVKPCWYQVSTQDRMIHPDNERRMAQRMNPRKTIELDASHASLASRPAEVCDLIEIAVRETTG; encoded by the coding sequence ATGGCAGACAAGCCCACGATCGTCCTCGTCCACGGCTTCTGGGGCGGCGCCGCCCACTGGGCGAACGTCATCGTCGAGCTGAACAAGCGTGGCTACGACAAGATCCGCGCCGTCGAGAACCCCCTCACCTCGCTCGCCGACGACGCCGAACGCACCCGCAAGATGATCAAGCAGGTGGACGGGCCCGTCGTCCTCGTCGGCCACTCCTACGGCGGTGCCGTCATCACCGAGGCCGGCGACCTGCCGAACGTGAAGGCCCTCGTCTACATCGCCGCCTTCGCGCCCGACGCCGGAGAGAGCCCCGGCCAGATCAGCCAGGAACACCCGCCGGCCGCCTTCGAGAACATCGCCCCCGACTCCGACGGCTACCTCTGGGTCAAGCCGGACACGTTCCATGAGAGCTTCGCCCAGGACCTCGCCCCCGACGAGGCCCTCGTCATGGCCGTCACCCAGAAGGCTCCGCTGGCGTCCACCTTCGGCGACAACGTCACCGCCCCGGCGTGGCGCGTCAAGCCGTGCTGGTACCAGGTCTCGACCCAGGACCGCATGATCCACCCCGACAACGAGCGCCGGATGGCGCAGCGCATGAACCCGCGCAAGACCATCGAGCTCGACGCGAGCCACGCCTCGCTCGCCTCCCGGCCGGCCGAGGTCTGCGACCTGATCGAGATCGCCGTA
- a CDS encoding HAMP domain-containing sensor histidine kinase encodes MIKRLIVSYVALVAVALAAFTVPVAFTLTAQLRGDTEESVRREATTMALLLGDGDEPARQALARMAGAYADETPGTVEVVAADGRNAVPPLPLPARPDDPAIGEALRRGVTTVDWGSRLVWGPELVLTVPVYEGRHAARGPAGEEQRIVGAVRIRYATADLTDRLWRIWGFRAILAVGVLAIAAGLGAVVARLLTKPLRQLNDMASRFGDGDLTARSPVTGPQETRTLARTLNQGAERLDTLVASQRIFVADASHQLRTPLTALRLALDNIADGVDDEFVREDVDQATAEVVRMSRLVSGLLVLARAEAKVAAPEPLALRELVEDRLSVWRPAGDERGVTIVLTGTADDGPRVLAGPGNLDQVLDNILSNALEVSPDRGTITVRVETCGPEEAVLEVLDQGPGMSAAEQARAFDRFWRGQGLTGRTGSGLGLAIVKQLVTDDGGRVALRDAPGGGLCVRIGLRTAAEGPRRISPRPGAPRSGG; translated from the coding sequence GTGATCAAGCGGCTGATCGTCAGCTACGTCGCGCTCGTCGCCGTCGCGCTCGCCGCGTTCACCGTTCCCGTCGCCTTCACGCTCACCGCCCAACTCCGCGGCGACACCGAGGAGTCCGTACGGCGCGAGGCGACCACGATGGCGCTGCTGCTCGGCGACGGCGACGAGCCCGCCCGGCAGGCACTCGCCCGCATGGCGGGGGCGTACGCGGACGAGACACCGGGCACGGTCGAGGTGGTGGCGGCCGACGGCAGGAACGCGGTGCCGCCGCTGCCCCTGCCCGCGCGACCGGACGACCCGGCGATCGGCGAGGCCCTGCGGCGCGGGGTGACCACCGTCGACTGGGGCTCGCGGCTCGTCTGGGGGCCGGAGCTGGTGCTCACCGTCCCGGTGTACGAGGGCCGGCACGCGGCGCGGGGGCCGGCGGGGGAGGAGCAGCGGATCGTGGGCGCCGTGCGCATCCGGTACGCGACCGCCGACCTGACGGACCGGCTGTGGCGGATCTGGGGTTTCCGGGCGATCCTCGCGGTCGGCGTGCTCGCGATCGCGGCCGGGCTCGGCGCCGTCGTGGCCCGGCTCCTGACCAAACCGCTGCGCCAGCTCAACGACATGGCGAGCCGGTTCGGGGACGGCGACCTGACGGCCCGGTCACCGGTCACGGGACCGCAGGAGACGCGGACCCTGGCCCGGACGCTCAACCAGGGCGCCGAGCGCCTCGACACCCTCGTGGCCTCGCAGCGCATCTTCGTCGCGGACGCCTCGCACCAGCTCCGTACCCCGCTGACGGCGCTGCGGCTCGCGCTCGACAACATCGCGGACGGGGTCGACGACGAGTTCGTCCGGGAGGACGTCGACCAGGCGACCGCCGAGGTGGTCCGCATGAGCCGGCTGGTCAGCGGCCTGCTCGTGCTGGCCCGCGCCGAGGCGAAGGTGGCCGCGCCCGAACCGCTCGCCCTGCGCGAGCTCGTCGAGGACCGGCTGAGCGTGTGGCGGCCCGCCGGCGACGAGCGCGGGGTGACGATCGTCCTCACCGGGACGGCCGACGACGGACCCCGGGTGCTCGCCGGGCCCGGCAACCTCGACCAGGTCCTCGACAACATCCTCTCCAACGCCCTGGAGGTCTCCCCGGACCGGGGCACGATCACCGTACGGGTGGAGACGTGCGGCCCGGAGGAAGCGGTCCTGGAGGTCCTCGACCAGGGCCCCGGCATGTCCGCCGCCGAACAGGCCCGCGCCTTCGACCGGTTCTGGCGCGGCCAGGGCCTGACCGGCCGCACGGGCTCCGGTCTTGGCCTGGCCATCGTCAAGCAGCTGGTGACGGACGACGGCGGCCGGGTCGCCCTGCGGGACGCGCCCGGCGGCGGCCTGTGCGTACGGATCGGCCTGCGGACGGCAGCCGAGGGCCCCCGGCGGATCAGCCCTCGGCCGGGAGCACCGAGGAGTGGTGGTTGA